A single window of Doryrhamphus excisus isolate RoL2022-K1 chromosome 5, RoL_Dexc_1.0, whole genome shotgun sequence DNA harbors:
- the dbt gene encoding lipoamide acyltransferase component of branched-chain alpha-keto acid dehydrogenase complex, mitochondrial, protein MAAMTRGSSAVFRLLIQQYRQQCLRAHNVRGHTCIAFLPTALNRKFPMCNRSFQMSSRMLHMSAAGRGPIIPFKLSDIGEGIMEVTVKEWYVKEGDKVSQFDSICEVQSDKASVTITSRYDGVIRKLYYDTDAIALVGKPLVDIETESSSDVIQEEDVVETPAMAREEHTHQEIKGHKTQATPAVRRLAMENNIKLSEVVGTGRDGRILKEDILNFLAKQTGAILPPTPFQEIQTPSPTPPIAPAGPARTSAALKAQPATSKPVFTGKDVTEPLKGFHKAMMKTMTAALKIPHFGYCEEVDVSRLAALRTELKAVAEGRGVKLSYMPFFIKAASLSLAHFPILNSSLDEGCQNITYKASHNIGVAMDTSLGLLVPNVKNVQLLSVFDIAQEVNRLQALGAAGQLGTTDLSGGTFSLSNIGSIGGTYAKPVILPPEVAIGALGKIQILPRFDAAGHVIRAHIMNVSWSADHRIIDGATMCRFSNMWRDYLQNPASMLLDLK, encoded by the exons ATGGCGGCTATGACAAGAGGCTCCTCTGCGGTGTTCAGACTG CTGATCCAGCAGTACCGCCAGCAATGTTTACGCGCCCACAATGTGCGTGGCCACACCTGTATCGCCTTTCTTCCCACCGCACTCAACAGGAAGTTCCCAATGTGCAATAGAAGCTTCCAGATGTCGAGCCGGATGCTACACATGTCAGCAG CGGGTCGAGGACCAATCATCCCGTTCAAATTGTCGGACATTGGTGAGGGAATCATGGAGGTGACGGTGAAGGAGTG GTACGTCAAGGAGGGAGACAAAGTGTCTCAGTTTGACAGCATCTGTGAGGTCCAGAGTGACAAGGCTTCTGTCACCATCACCAGTCGTTACGATGGCGTCATTCGAAAACTCTACTATGACACAGACGCCATCGCCCTGGTGGGCAAACCTCTAGTGGACATTGAGACCGAGTCCAGTTCAG ACGTGATCCAGGAAGAAGATGTGGTGGAGACGCCTGCCATGGCTCGAGAGGAACACACCCACCAGGAGATCAAAGGTCACAAGACCCAGGCCACACCTGCTGTTAGACGCCTCGCCATGGAGAACAAT ATAAAGCTCAGTGAAGTGGTGGGGACAGGAAGAGACGGACGCATCCTGAAGGAAGACATCCTGAACTTTCTGGCCAAGCAGACAGGAGCCATCTTACCCCCGACCCCATTTCAGGAAATCCAGACTCCATCTCCTACTCCTCCCATTGCTCCTGCCGGGCCCGCAAGGACTTCAGCAGCCCTCAAGGCCCAGCCCGCCACGTCCAAACCTGTCTTCACTGGCAAAGATGTTACTGAGCCCCTCAAAG GCTTCCACAAAGCCATGATGAAGACTATGACGGCGGCTCTCAAGATTCCTCATTTTGGTTACTGTGAAGAAGTGGACGTGAGCCGCTTGGCGGCCCTCAGGACGGAGCTTAAGGCTGTTGCTGAAGGTCGAGGCGTCAAACTGAGCTACATGCCCTTCTTCATCAAG GCCGCCTCCCTCAGCCTTGCCCACTTTCCCATCCTCAACTCCTCATTGGACGAGGGCTGCCAGAACATCACATACAAG GCGTCTCATAACATTGGCGTCGCCATGGATACCAGCCTGGGCCTGCTGGTTCCCAATGTGAAGAACGTGCAGCTTCTCAGTGTCTTTGACATTGCGCAGGAAGTCAACCGCCTCCAGGCGCTCGGTGCTGCTGGTCAGTTGGGAACGACCGACCTGAGCGGAGGCACCTTCAGCTTGTCCAACATTGGATCG ATTGGAGGGACGTACGCCAAACCGGTGATTCTTCCTCCAGAGGTTGCCATCGGAGCTCTGGGGAAAATTCAG attctcCCACGCTTCGATGCCGCCGGTCATGTGATTCGCGCTCACATTATGAATGTCAGCTGGTCTGCGGATCATCGCATCATTGACGGTGCAACCATGTGTCGCTTCTCCAACATGTGGAGGGACTATCTGCAGAACCCGGCTAGCATGCTACTGGACCTCAAATAA